A single region of the Sus scrofa isolate TJ Tabasco breed Duroc chromosome 16, Sscrofa11.1, whole genome shotgun sequence genome encodes:
- the LOC110257258 gene encoding glycine-rich cell wall structural protein 1.0-like yields MVVLVVVVVMTVVTMSGGGGDDDKEDVGGDEHGHDDGGGRDGDDNGQDNGGGGGDGGDSSDSGGGDGGDENGHDGGGGGGGGGDSSDSGGGDGGDENGHDDGGDGGDGGSDDGGDDGGDGGGDGGGGGSGGGGEKDSRVSNRDADAYHLKSMLCFHYLPVIHSN; encoded by the coding sequence atggtggtgctggtggtggtggtggtgatgacagtggtGACGATGAGTGGGGGTGGCGGTGATGACGACAAGGAAGATGTTGGTGGCGATGAGCATGGCCATGACGACGGTGGTGGTCGAGATGGTGATGATAACGGGCAggataatggtggtggtggtggtgatggaggcGACAGCAGCGACAGTGGTGGTGGCGATGGTGGTGATGAGAACGGccatgatggtggtggtggtggtggtggtggtggtgacagcagCGATAGTGGTGGTGGCGATGGTGGTGATGAGAACGGCCATGACGACggcggtgatggtggtgatggtggtagtgatGACGGTGGTGATGACGGTGGTGACGGGGGTGGTGacgggggtggtggtggcagtggtggtggtggagagaaGGACAGTCGTGTCAGCAACCGTGACGCTGATGCCTACCACTTAAAGAGCATGCTCTGTTTCCATTACTTACCTGTGATTCACTCTAACTGA